In Spinacia oleracea cultivar Varoflay chromosome 5, BTI_SOV_V1, whole genome shotgun sequence, a single window of DNA contains:
- the LOC110797036 gene encoding uncharacterized protein produces MERGLTSEEVTSPDQLDGGFQISDGGEIGDGLSPVSSQYSSCEESEFDRYCSANSAMGTPSVCSSMGFYHDTLDSDFGSFKSLEGFSLGGERVPRKLEGSTYSLLSREPGLGNRVCELQNEEEELSPVLSRVDGKMEVFDKGKMEVLDKGGSSSSSCGVLGNKTGLKGAKAAFDGDVGKKENLAVLLKNVEDVLLQGVVAARSAAENLLDSNHADEMEDDRCREQDETSSRYDHSEGEDSMFNYGSDDESQRNAAYYVRNVGDYRDEDAGCENSVLMNPSVAFGSNDWEDFELDGMENKMQLPDNFWLRHQSAENETTSLDLTLTRSTSKENFHCHEEERNARDDLLEVDKSSECSLSCSTVNTHSSKVMEAGATEGCGDISRRFKQINSNDELDEYLENCSGYDVFQKPCTSAYAVAEIGSMADEKERKNLDIIIDGASGHDDHPVPQQCLVPLRDIGGETSFPLVDVHKDHRLESLDVLQGAQKESKSASTWLKTEEGRTQGDLNLSGGQITGSKGKEMNAFYDDFVHEMEEILLESCESPVRRFKERNTGLQSDHSSPLGDGEHIACTSGFDDSNPLFNHPLRIDGIEVVGAKQIKGDISLSERLVGVKEYTVYIIRVWIGKDQWEVERRYRDFYALYIQFKTSFSSQEWALPPVWSSVDKESRKFFGNTSPNVIAERSTLIQECLCSILQSRYCSSPPNALIWFLSPPEALLSSFQSDAVMRQSNGGARTERVPSLGKTISLIVDIRSHQSVKELLDIQHYTCAGCRIHFDNGKTRMLEIAQTFGWGKPRFCEYTGQLFCSSCHTNETAVLPARVLHNWDFTPYPVSQMAKSFLDSIIDKPMLCVSAANPFLYSRVPALLHVVGTRRKIGAMLPYIRCSFHRSIYRRLGYRKYLLESNDFFALRDLVDLSKGAFAALPAILEAVLKKIQEHITELCLECCDLGVSCGARQACDNLSSLIFPFQEEEIQRCKSCKSVFHKHCFNKLLECPCGAVLKEPVKTASAAGFLSLSVKKSDPKSPSGFLSRLFPVSRHEKRHKDNNDNVILMGSLPSTSL; encoded by the exons ATGGAGAGGGGGCTTACAAGTGAGGAAGTCACCTCTCCAGATCAATTGGATGGTGGGTTTCAGATATCTGATGGTGGGGAAATCGGGGATGGGTTATCTCCAGTTTCTTCACAGTACTCTTCATGTGAGGAATCTGAGTTTGATCGGTATTGTAGCGCGAATTCTGCTATGGGGACCCCTAGTGTGTGTAGTTCAATGGGGTTTTATCATGATACTTTGGATTCTGATTTTggttcattcaagagtttgGAGGGTTTTAGTTTAGGTGGTGAGAGGGTTCCTAGAAAGCTTGAGGGGAGCACATATTCATTATTATCTAGGGAACCCGGGTTAGGGAATCGTGTTTGCGAGCTGCAAAATGAGGAGGAAGAATTGAGTCCTGTGTTGAGTAGGGTTGATGGGAAGATGGAAGTTTTTGATAAAGGAAAGATGGAAGTTTTGGATAAAGGAGGGAGTTCTTCGTCTAGTTGTGGAGTGTTAGGGAACAAAACCGGGCTTAAAGGGGCTAAGGCGGCGTTTGATGGGGATGTTGGAAAGAAGGAAAATTTGGCTGTACTTTTGAAAAATGTGGAGGATGTGTTATTGCAAGGAGTTGTTGCTGCTAGAAGTGCAGCTGAGAACTTGTTGGATAGTAATCATGCGGATGAAATGGAGGACGATAGATGCAGAGAACAGGATGAGACTTCTTCGAGGTATGATCATTCGGAGGGTGAGGATTCTATGTTTAACTATGGTTCAGATGATGAATCTCAGCGTAATGCTGCATATTATGTGAGAAATGTAGGGGATTACCGTGATGAAGATGCAGGATGTGAGAATTCGGTGCTTATGAACCCGTCTGTGGCTTTTGGATCTAATGACTGGGAAGACTTTGAGTTAGATGGAATGGAAAATAAAATGCAGCTTCCTGATAATTTTTGGTTGCGGCATCAATCAGCTGAAAATGAAACCACTTCTCTAGATTTGACTTTGACGAGGTCAACTTCTAAGGAAAATTTTCATTGCCATGAGGAAGAAAGGAATGCAAGGGATGATCTCCTAGAAGTTGATAAATCATCAGAGTGTTCTCTTAGTTGTTCGACTGTCAATACTCATTCCTCGAAGGTTATGGAAGCAGGGGCAACGGAGGGCTGCGGGGACATTTCAAGAAGATTCAAACAGATCAACAGTAACGATGAATTGGATGAGTATCTTGAGAATTGTTCTGGATACGATGTATTCCAAAAGCCATGTACTTCAGCGTATGCTGTGGCAGAGATTGGATCCATGGCAGACGAGAAAGAGAGGAAGAACCTCGATATAATTATTGACGGAGCAAGTGGCCATGATGACCACCCAGTTCCACAACAATGCTTGGTTCCTCTGCGTGATATTGGGGGTGAAACGTCTTTTCCTTTAGTTGATGTTCACAAAGATCATAGGTTGGAATCGTTGGATGTCCTTCAAGGTGCCCAGAAGGAATCTAAATCAGCTTCAACATGGCTTAAGACTGAAGAGGGGAGGACTCAGGGTGACTTAAATCTAAGTGGAGGTCAGATCACAGGTAGCAAG GGAAAAGAGATGAATGCATTTTATGATGATTTTGTACATGAAATGGAAGAGATTTTGTTAGAATCATGTGAATCCCCTGTGAGGAGATTTAAGGAAAGGAATACTGGGCTCCAATCTGACCACTCGTCGCCTTTAGGAGACGGTGAACACATTGCTTGTACTTCTGGTTTCGATGATAGCAACCCCTTGTTTAATCATCCACTTAGGATTGATGGGATTGAAGTAGTGGGTGCAAAGCAGATAAAGGGAGATATCTCACTTAGTGAACGACTGGTTGGGGTGAAGGAATACACGGTATACATAATACGGGTTTGGATTGGCAAGGATCAGTGGGAGGTTGAGCGCCGATATCGTGATTTTTATGCACTTTATATTCAGTTCAAAACATCTTTTTCTTCTCAAGAATGGGCTCTTCCGCCCGTTTGGTCTTCAGTAGACAAAGAATCCAGAAAATTCTTTGGTAACACTTCTCCAAATGTCATTGCAGAGAGAAGTACTCTTATCCAAGAATGTTTATGTTCCATTCTCCAATCCAGGTATTGTTCCAGTCCTCCAAATGCTCTGATTTGGTTTCTCTCTCCGCCAGAAGCTCTTCTGAGTTCTTTTCAGTCAGATGCTGTGATGCGACAATCTAATGGGGGTGCACGTACTGAAAGAgttcctagtttagggaagacAATATCACTGATAGTTGATATCAGATCCCACCAGTCTGTAAAGGAGCTTCTGGATATACAACATTATACATGTGCTGGGTGCCGTATACATTTTGACAATGGTAAGACTCGTATGCTAGAAATTGCACAGACCTTTGGTTGGGGTAAACCACGATTTTGTGAATATACTGGGCAGCTATTCTGTTCTTCATGTCATACAAACGAAACTGCAGTTCTGCCTGCCAGAGTTCTACATAACTGGGATTTTACTCCATATCCGGTTTCTCAAATGGCCAAGTCATTCCTGGATTCAATTATTGACAAG CCTATGCTCTGTGTAAGCGCAGCAAATCCTTTCCTTTATTCTCGTGTTCCTGCACTGCTCCATGTTGTGGGTACTAGGAGGAAAATTGGCGCTATGCTTCCGTACATCCGCTGCTCTTTTCATAGGTCTATCTATAGAAGACTTGGATATCGGAAATATCTTCTTGAAAGTAATGACTTTTTTGCATTAAGGGATCTTGTTGATCTTTCCAAAGGAGCATTTGCAG CACTTCCGGCGATTCTAGAAGCTGTATTGAAGAAAATCCAGGAGCACATCACAGAGTTATGCCTTGAGTGCTGCGACCTTGGTGTTTCTTGTGGTGCTCGACAGGCTTGTGATAACCTATCCTCTCTTATTTTTCCTTTTCAG